A region from the Nonlabens sp. YIK11 genome encodes:
- a CDS encoding alpha/beta fold hydrolase, whose amino-acid sequence MNYERLLSTQLIVNNAPTILFLHGFLGSSDQWNRLVEHYKESYQILLLELPGHGDNSCEMKYTVDDLAQEIHQVLLQHAVDEIHFVGHSMGGYVGCAFAKAYPSKLLSLTLINSCATNDSASRVEQRDRSLKLIQKYPQAFTKMAISNLFTETEREMYKAEIESMKQQAARISMASISNALLAMRDRPSYLPILEDTSIPLQYIYGLRDEIIRPAIIEVEIEKLKAINYKLESGHMSLLTHPDEIIKLQLVEKTVR is encoded by the coding sequence ATGAATTATGAAAGACTACTTTCCACTCAACTCATTGTTAATAATGCACCAACTATCCTATTCCTTCACGGCTTTTTAGGAAGCAGCGATCAATGGAACAGGTTGGTCGAGCATTACAAAGAGTCGTATCAAATACTGCTGTTGGAGTTGCCGGGTCATGGCGACAATTCTTGTGAGATGAAATACACGGTAGATGATTTGGCTCAAGAGATCCATCAGGTATTGTTGCAACATGCTGTTGACGAAATTCACTTTGTGGGTCATAGCATGGGCGGCTATGTGGGTTGCGCTTTCGCGAAAGCGTACCCTTCAAAGCTTCTGTCACTCACATTAATCAACAGTTGCGCGACAAATGATTCTGCCAGTCGTGTGGAGCAGCGCGACAGATCCTTAAAATTGATCCAGAAATATCCACAGGCATTTACTAAAATGGCCATTTCCAATCTTTTCACCGAGACTGAAAGGGAAATGTACAAAGCAGAAATCGAATCCATGAAACAACAGGCAGCTCGTATTTCCATGGCTAGCATTAGTAATGCTCTCCTTGCTATGAGAGATAGACCATCGTATTTGCCTATTCTCGAAGACACTTCCATCCCACTACAGTACATATACGGTTTACGTGATGAGATCATACGACCAGCTATCATTGAAGTGGAAATAGAAAAATTAAAAGCTATAAACTATAAGCTGGAATCAGGACATATGAGTTTGCTCACACATCCAGACGAGATTATAAAATTGCAGTTGGTCGAAAAAACAGTTCGTTAA
- a CDS encoding T9SS type A sorting domain-containing protein, with the protein MKYFFTVIFFLISYLIFAQNEWEQLYPDIFPGKIILVDHLNESQSIVVTANEFYKSFDSGETWVMMKRFTGSNFSSASIVDNTIVLFGGSRIFISGDDGSTWESKNTGNSSFDAKFNMVNKNLFYVTNGYSYFVTKNGGDSWTEKEVGSDTYISQLYFVNDKLGFALLREGSILKSEDGGVTWENVLNVPETSVSNTAIKFYNPNFGILSTNGKVFNTNNGGQSWDLMQNANHNFSDIYFLSENEFFLINPDIHYSQDGGRTFISEISLYNNVNSIDYQKGSGFIAGGDKKSLAISSNGVDWELKFIGSPNFKNLVMFDNYTGYHINNGKLYKSIDGGFAWVRMTEANPNFNQTNAIHEASFISVEVGYARKGDHEIIKTIDGGLTWSRYFFESNGSITYLKAIGNDNIIISGKNTQREKYSKIIFNDGQDFEIVSDNIFIKIEWLTDQLGFAIEADEQVLYRTIDSGKSWQKISNTIMTNIKSFDFVDDLIGYAGTNDGDLWKTINGGNQWELINQFQNEIINDIEFLDDKMGFFTSNKTRYTLDGGLNFASLTTGSKTLQIVGDYLYGTADRILRLDLNEIHFELITDQTTDQSSTQASIKAYASGPLINPNELSLEYSANGVTYIPVDSLEQSITPITNGEFKVESNLKQLNPSTTYYYRLKCNINGKFYYSKIKSFKTEKDVEIELISVETFYDYIGLNYSITSSDYSVEDLRLIYSSNSEGNDGSIIPTINSISAEQTTSQITFVNNLIPNTNYYLRLAGYINGNYFESDYYTVRTLSAIDFQITSIEEDPNFITINGTVKPWFRDASNITLEYGDNFFNNTTVGNINNVESGLISNIKFNIPRLDNDVLYKFRLRATLDGKLFYSEISKIILGQDRWLINGKNDFSLLSSPVLEMLGYSKNDKFNSIGINYGEDTTMKNNIEFDISNQPTNGFLNKKFHLYNIKQDHQYYYQFYAIDAARRTQIQSAMYTFTQQSALSEESLNRNDLMVYPNPFDSEIIIKFPSENVKSFLLYDMTGRLLFFKTVDSRTENIDTSLLSAGSYLLLLRGEKGTSVHYQLKKI; encoded by the coding sequence ATGAAGTACTTTTTCACAGTAATTTTTTTTTTAATATCCTACTTGATTTTTGCTCAAAACGAGTGGGAGCAATTATACCCTGATATATTTCCAGGTAAAATCATTTTGGTAGATCATCTAAATGAAAGCCAAAGTATCGTTGTTACTGCCAATGAATTTTATAAATCATTTGATTCTGGTGAGACTTGGGTTATGATGAAACGATTTACTGGTTCTAATTTTTCCAGTGCATCAATAGTTGATAATACAATCGTATTGTTCGGAGGATCCCGCATTTTCATTTCTGGGGATGATGGTAGTACTTGGGAATCTAAAAACACTGGAAATTCTTCCTTCGATGCCAAATTCAATATGGTTAATAAAAATCTATTTTATGTTACAAATGGTTATAGTTACTTCGTAACAAAAAATGGAGGGGATAGTTGGACTGAAAAGGAAGTAGGAAGTGACACGTACATTTCACAATTATATTTTGTAAACGACAAATTAGGTTTTGCTCTGCTTCGTGAAGGGTCAATCCTTAAGTCAGAAGATGGTGGGGTCACTTGGGAAAATGTCTTAAACGTCCCTGAAACTTCAGTTTCCAATACAGCGATTAAATTTTACAATCCAAATTTTGGCATCCTTTCAACAAATGGTAAGGTTTTTAATACCAATAATGGTGGCCAAAGTTGGGATTTGATGCAAAATGCTAATCACAATTTTTCTGATATTTATTTTCTTAGTGAAAACGAATTTTTTTTAATTAATCCAGATATTCATTATTCTCAAGACGGTGGACGAACTTTTATCTCCGAAATAAGTTTATATAATAATGTCAATAGCATAGATTACCAAAAAGGATCTGGATTTATTGCTGGCGGTGATAAAAAATCCTTAGCAATATCTTCAAATGGAGTTGATTGGGAATTGAAGTTTATTGGTAGTCCTAATTTCAAAAACCTTGTAATGTTTGATAATTATACCGGTTATCACATTAACAATGGAAAACTTTATAAATCTATTGATGGCGGTTTTGCATGGGTCAGGATGACTGAGGCAAATCCAAATTTCAATCAAACAAATGCAATCCATGAAGCATCTTTCATTAGTGTAGAAGTAGGTTATGCTAGAAAAGGAGATCATGAAATTATTAAAACTATTGATGGTGGTTTAACATGGAGCCGCTATTTTTTTGAGTCTAATGGGTCGATAACTTACTTGAAAGCTATTGGTAACGATAATATAATCATCAGCGGTAAGAATACTCAAAGGGAAAAATACTCTAAGATTATTTTCAATGACGGACAAGATTTTGAGATAGTCAGTGACAATATTTTTATAAAAATAGAATGGCTAACCGATCAACTAGGTTTTGCTATTGAGGCTGATGAACAAGTATTATACCGAACCATTGACTCGGGTAAATCTTGGCAAAAAATATCAAATACTATTATGACTAACATAAAATCATTCGATTTTGTTGATGACTTAATAGGCTACGCTGGAACTAATGATGGTGATTTGTGGAAAACTATCAATGGTGGTAATCAATGGGAATTGATTAATCAATTTCAAAATGAAATCATTAATGACATCGAATTTTTGGATGACAAAATGGGTTTTTTTACATCTAACAAAACTAGATATACTCTTGATGGTGGTTTGAACTTTGCCAGTTTAACAACTGGTAGTAAAACATTGCAAATCGTTGGCGATTATTTATATGGAACGGCTGATCGCATTTTGCGACTGGATTTGAACGAAATTCATTTTGAACTTATAACCGATCAAACAACAGATCAGAGCAGTACTCAAGCATCAATTAAAGCATATGCAAGCGGTCCTTTAATCAATCCAAATGAACTTAGTCTAGAGTATTCTGCAAATGGTGTTACTTATATACCAGTTGATTCTTTAGAACAGTCCATTACACCTATCACAAACGGTGAGTTTAAAGTTGAATCTAATTTGAAGCAACTCAACCCTAGCACTACCTATTACTATAGATTAAAATGTAATATTAATGGGAAGTTTTACTATAGTAAAATCAAATCTTTCAAAACCGAAAAAGATGTTGAAATCGAATTAATCAGTGTAGAAACTTTTTATGATTACATTGGGTTAAATTATAGCATCACAAGTTCTGATTATTCAGTCGAGGATCTTAGATTAATCTACTCCTCAAATAGTGAAGGCAATGATGGGTCAATTATTCCAACTATTAATTCGATTTCTGCTGAACAAACTACATCTCAAATAACTTTTGTCAACAACCTGATTCCTAATACTAATTATTATTTGAGATTAGCTGGCTATATTAACGGTAATTATTTTGAATCAGATTATTATACAGTAAGAACACTAAGCGCAATTGATTTCCAAATCACCTCAATAGAAGAAGACCCCAACTTTATTACAATAAATGGAACTGTGAAGCCATGGTTCAGAGATGCCTCTAATATTACTTTAGAATATGGCGATAATTTTTTTAATAATACTACGGTCGGAAATATAAACAATGTGGAAAGCGGTTTGATTTCAAATATAAAGTTCAACATACCAAGATTAGACAACGATGTTTTATATAAGTTTAGATTGCGCGCAACTCTTGATGGTAAATTATTCTACTCTGAAATTAGTAAAATTATCCTAGGTCAGGATCGTTGGCTTATCAATGGTAAAAATGATTTTTCATTGTTAAGCAGTCCTGTTTTGGAAATGTTGGGGTACAGCAAGAATGATAAATTTAATTCAATTGGAATTAACTACGGCGAGGACACCACAATGAAGAATAATATTGAATTTGATATATCCAATCAACCAACGAACGGTTTCTTAAATAAGAAATTCCATTTATACAATATCAAACAGGACCATCAATATTACTATCAATTTTACGCAATAGATGCAGCTAGGAGAACTCAAATTCAATCAGCAATGTACACATTTACACAGCAATCTGCTTTAAGTGAGGAATCATTAAACCGTAATGATTTGATGGTGTATCCAAATCCATTCGATTCTGAAATCATAATTAAATTCCCATCAGAAAATGTAAAATCTTTTTTGTTGTACGATATGACTGGTAGATTACTATTTTTCAAAACTGTAGATTCTAGGACGGAAAATATTGACACATCATTATTAAGCGCTGGATCATATCTACTTTTATTAAGAGGTGAAAAGGGAACCTCAGTACATTATCAGCTCAAGAAAATATAA
- a CDS encoding endonuclease/exonuclease/phosphatase family protein, with the protein MSIPSQAFEQYTVGFYNLENFFDFQNDQHILDDSFTTLGRNEWNENRYNKKLQKISDAISQIGADYTGNLPAVLGVAEVENKKVLNDLIQQPKLRNHKYSYVHFNSPDERGIDVALLYRTDVFEVLESRPITLLIEDDMGIRDTTRDILYVKGKLAGTTLHIYVNHWPSRRNGSGTTEYKRALAAQQLMEHVYHIDDAGNRRQRLEKDNTFIIIMGDFNDDPENDSITKGILPHGFDNITAPLKNFHRGSLNHKFKWNLFDQIMVSENLHNDIPGDLFVHKADIFDDIMLRQWKGKYRGQPARTFAGGRYAGGFSDHFPVYTVLRRN; encoded by the coding sequence TTGAGCATTCCATCACAAGCATTTGAGCAATATACTGTAGGGTTTTACAACTTAGAAAATTTCTTTGATTTCCAGAATGACCAACATATCCTCGATGACAGCTTCACCACACTAGGTCGTAATGAATGGAATGAAAACAGGTACAACAAGAAGCTCCAAAAAATAAGTGATGCCATAAGTCAGATAGGTGCCGATTATACAGGTAACCTTCCAGCTGTCCTGGGCGTTGCCGAGGTAGAGAATAAAAAAGTCCTGAACGACTTGATCCAACAACCCAAGCTACGTAATCATAAATACAGCTACGTGCATTTCAATAGTCCGGATGAACGCGGTATTGATGTGGCCTTACTATATAGGACCGATGTTTTTGAAGTCTTGGAATCGCGGCCTATCACTTTGTTGATTGAAGATGATATGGGAATAAGGGACACCACTAGGGATATTCTGTATGTGAAAGGCAAGCTTGCAGGCACCACGCTACATATCTATGTGAATCACTGGCCGTCCAGGCGTAATGGTTCTGGAACGACTGAGTACAAAAGAGCACTTGCTGCCCAACAGCTCATGGAGCATGTCTATCACATAGACGATGCGGGAAACCGTAGGCAACGACTGGAAAAGGACAATACCTTCATTATCATCATGGGCGATTTTAATGACGATCCAGAAAACGATAGTATTACCAAAGGTATCTTACCGCATGGTTTTGACAATATAACGGCACCGCTCAAGAACTTTCATCGCGGATCGCTCAACCATAAGTTCAAATGGAATCTTTTTGACCAGATCATGGTAAGCGAGAACCTGCACAATGATATACCTGGCGATTTGTTTGTCCACAAGGCAGATATTTTTGACGACATCATGTTGCGCCAGTGGAAAGGAAAATACCGCGGACAGCCAGCGCGTACTTTTGCCGGTGGTAGGTATGCTGGTGGATTTAGTGATCACTTTCCCGTGTACACCGTGTTGAGACGTAATTGA
- a CDS encoding DUF5689 domain-containing protein: MKNLNKLFAFLAVVAISFSCVEDDDFAIPDLNEVVVEAPAGTANLTTIINQYENTFGGQDPEPITFDETDGFVEGYVVSSDEGGNYFKELVIQNAPENPTVGVNVQADLSPLFTRFNFGRKVYIKLDGLTLGESNGVYTLGIGEDLERIFASEVLNTILRDEETATIVPKQISLSEVSESLENQWVRVSNVQFLDSELGKTFATERGDTFDGDRLIQTCEDFFATPLVFQTSTFADFKSIRVPEGSGSIDGLILRDFRDEFFVLKANAPSNFDFDPTTRCEFDVVACGTANGPGANTLIDEDFNGGVNNTATMPAGWTNYVQAGTVQWESYFDGDRNSPATRATTFRSGDDSSIAWLITPQIDFDAQTGEVLNFFTSNDFADASTLEVLFSNDWDGTPAGVETATWSALADATVVPNSEFFRNFVSSGNVSLDCVDGTGAIAFKYTGNEADGGGNSGAANGGYQLDDVTITSN, translated from the coding sequence ATGAAAAATTTAAATAAACTCTTTGCCTTTCTAGCAGTAGTTGCGATCTCTTTTTCTTGTGTAGAAGATGATGATTTTGCAATACCAGATTTGAATGAGGTTGTGGTAGAAGCTCCTGCTGGCACCGCTAATCTCACAACCATTATTAACCAGTACGAGAATACCTTTGGTGGACAAGATCCAGAGCCTATTACATTTGATGAAACAGATGGCTTTGTTGAAGGTTATGTCGTTTCTAGCGATGAAGGTGGTAATTACTTTAAAGAATTAGTGATCCAGAATGCTCCTGAAAATCCTACTGTTGGAGTAAACGTTCAGGCAGATCTTAGTCCTTTGTTCACCCGTTTTAACTTTGGTCGTAAAGTGTATATCAAATTAGATGGTTTAACATTAGGAGAATCCAATGGTGTTTACACATTAGGTATAGGCGAGGATCTTGAAAGAATATTTGCTTCAGAAGTTTTGAATACTATCCTGCGTGATGAAGAAACAGCGACAATCGTTCCTAAGCAAATTTCTTTAAGCGAGGTAAGCGAGTCACTAGAAAACCAATGGGTAAGAGTGTCTAACGTTCAGTTTTTAGATTCTGAATTAGGAAAGACATTTGCGACAGAAAGAGGTGACACCTTTGACGGTGACCGTCTGATTCAAACTTGCGAAGACTTCTTTGCGACGCCTTTAGTTTTTCAAACTTCAACCTTTGCAGATTTTAAATCCATCAGAGTTCCTGAAGGTAGTGGCTCCATCGATGGGCTTATCTTGAGAGATTTTAGAGATGAGTTTTTTGTATTGAAAGCAAATGCTCCATCAAATTTTGATTTTGATCCAACTACTCGTTGTGAGTTTGACGTGGTTGCCTGTGGCACTGCAAATGGACCTGGTGCTAATACCTTAATAGATGAAGACTTTAATGGTGGTGTGAACAATACTGCTACCATGCCAGCCGGTTGGACCAATTATGTACAAGCTGGTACCGTGCAATGGGAATCTTATTTTGATGGCGATAGAAACAGCCCTGCAACAAGAGCAACTACCTTTAGAAGTGGTGATGATAGCTCTATCGCCTGGTTGATCACTCCACAAATAGACTTTGATGCACAAACCGGTGAGGTGCTCAACTTCTTTACTTCAAATGATTTTGCAGATGCTTCGACTCTAGAGGTTCTTTTCTCCAATGACTGGGATGGAACACCTGCAGGTGTTGAAACGGCTACTTGGAGCGCATTGGCAGACGCCACTGTAGTTCCTAACAGCGAGTTCTTTAGAAACTTTGTTTCTTCAGGAAATGTTTCTCTTGACTGTGTGGACGGCACTGGTGCAATTGCCTTTAAGTACACGGGTAACGAGGCTGATGGCGGTGGTAACAGCGGCGCAGCAAATGGTGGTTATCAATTAGATGATGTCACTATTACCAGCAACTAA
- a CDS encoding TonB-dependent receptor: MNQFYSRLFLAVMMLTSTLGMAQELLKGRVIDETTEEPIPGAIITIRGSNLQATTDAQGYFVFEQDLEEGDQMVIIESNEYLTRNIPVVIIKGSTVNLDPLYLKVDNVQQEQAQGIVSLTENDLADDDNAANNVSGLLQATRDQFLRAAAFDFSATFFRPRGLNSEDGKILINGLEMNKQFSGRPQWSNWGGINDLQRNQTFTMGLAPADDTFGGYGGVQSIDMRASQQRAGSQISYASANRSYRARFMGTYKSGLLSSGWAYAITASRRSGEEGFVDGTLYDANSVSLNVERKLSENHFLNFTGIYASNRRGRRTAITEEIKDLKGIEYNPFWGIQDNAQRNSRIREIDEPILMLNHYWTISPKVQLQTNTSYQFGKIGNTRIDNGGTRLDNTLGRDVYIGGAPNPNPDYYQNLPSYFLRRGNTPIDLANAYRAEQAFINDGQLDWEDLYRQNLTVREDGGNSIYAIQEDRIDDNQFQASTILTADLADNILLTAGANYRKLRSENYALLQDLLGGTGFLDVDFFAEEASNIDQIQNDAAQSDVRNPNRIVGEGDRYKYNYIIDANVVNAFAQAQFKSNKIDYFVAGSVTQTDYQRDGLYENGNFLGNESFGKSEKVDFTNFGVKGGATYKINGLNLLNFNGAYITRAPYIRNTFVNARQNNLIVNGLESEKSYSFDGSYIYRSPILKLRATGYYTQFEDGNDINFFFTENFQGEEGGFIQEVVTGIDRRNYGMELGIEYQITPTINLKAAVAAGQNVYSDNAEVYYTSDDFDGEIRFGDGSVNIKDYHVAGGPETAAQIGFEYRDPEYWNIGVTANYFANGYIDPSIIRRSDRFRLDVDGQEFNDFDPVLAKELLKQEQFDDYVLVNVIGGKSWRIDDKYVGFFATINNVFNIEYKTGGFEQSRTATFQSLNDDVNNPTQVFAPRYFFGNGATYYLNVYLRF; encoded by the coding sequence ATGAATCAATTCTACTCCAGACTTTTCCTGGCTGTCATGATGCTCACTTCTACTCTAGGAATGGCACAAGAACTGCTTAAAGGTCGCGTCATTGACGAGACTACTGAAGAACCCATTCCTGGTGCGATCATCACGATAAGAGGTTCAAACCTTCAAGCAACTACAGACGCGCAGGGATATTTTGTTTTTGAACAGGACCTTGAGGAAGGTGACCAAATGGTAATCATCGAGTCCAATGAATATCTAACCCGCAACATTCCAGTGGTGATCATTAAAGGTTCCACGGTAAATCTAGATCCTCTTTATTTAAAGGTGGATAATGTACAACAAGAACAGGCTCAAGGAATCGTTTCCTTAACTGAGAATGACCTCGCTGATGACGATAATGCCGCAAACAATGTTTCTGGATTATTACAAGCCACTAGAGATCAATTTTTAAGAGCGGCTGCTTTTGATTTTAGTGCGACATTCTTTAGACCTAGAGGTCTTAATAGTGAAGACGGTAAAATCCTCATCAACGGTCTTGAAATGAACAAGCAATTCTCTGGTAGACCACAGTGGTCCAATTGGGGCGGCATCAACGACCTGCAACGCAACCAGACCTTCACCATGGGACTGGCACCTGCAGACGATACCTTTGGTGGATACGGCGGTGTACAAAGTATTGACATGAGAGCTTCACAACAACGTGCAGGTTCACAGATTTCCTACGCCAGTGCCAATAGAAGTTACCGCGCTCGCTTTATGGGAACCTATAAAAGTGGTTTGCTTAGCAGCGGTTGGGCTTATGCGATTACTGCTTCCAGAAGAAGCGGTGAAGAAGGCTTTGTAGATGGAACTTTATACGATGCAAATTCAGTCAGTCTTAATGTAGAACGTAAGCTGAGTGAGAATCACTTCTTGAATTTTACCGGTATATATGCTTCTAACAGACGTGGTCGTAGAACTGCGATTACAGAAGAGATCAAAGACCTTAAAGGTATAGAGTACAACCCATTCTGGGGAATACAGGACAACGCACAACGCAACTCCAGAATAAGAGAAATTGACGAGCCTATCTTGATGTTGAACCACTACTGGACGATCTCTCCTAAAGTACAGCTGCAGACCAATACTTCTTACCAGTTTGGTAAAATTGGAAATACCAGAATTGACAATGGTGGTACAAGACTGGACAACACTCTAGGCCGTGATGTTTACATAGGTGGCGCGCCTAACCCTAATCCAGATTATTATCAAAATCTACCCAGCTATTTCTTGAGACGCGGTAACACGCCGATAGACCTTGCCAACGCCTACAGAGCAGAACAAGCCTTTATCAATGATGGGCAATTGGATTGGGAAGATTTATACAGACAAAATTTGACCGTTCGTGAGGATGGTGGCAACTCTATTTATGCGATTCAAGAAGACAGAATCGATGACAATCAGTTTCAAGCAAGCACCATTCTTACAGCAGACCTAGCAGACAATATCTTGCTTACTGCAGGTGCTAATTACAGAAAGCTTAGAAGTGAAAATTATGCATTGTTACAAGACCTTCTAGGTGGAACTGGTTTTCTAGACGTAGATTTCTTTGCAGAAGAAGCTTCCAACATAGATCAAATTCAAAATGATGCTGCGCAATCTGATGTACGCAACCCAAACCGAATCGTAGGTGAAGGTGACCGTTACAAGTACAATTACATCATTGATGCTAATGTAGTCAACGCGTTTGCACAAGCACAGTTTAAATCCAATAAGATTGATTACTTCGTGGCGGGATCTGTTACCCAAACAGACTACCAACGTGATGGACTTTATGAAAATGGAAACTTTTTAGGAAACGAATCTTTTGGAAAAAGTGAGAAAGTTGATTTTACAAACTTTGGTGTGAAAGGTGGTGCTACCTACAAAATCAATGGTTTGAACCTACTTAACTTTAATGGAGCATACATCACAAGAGCACCATACATAAGAAACACCTTTGTCAATGCTCGCCAAAACAACCTTATCGTTAACGGACTGGAATCAGAGAAGAGCTACAGTTTTGACGGTAGCTACATCTATCGTTCTCCTATTCTAAAATTGAGGGCTACAGGTTACTATACTCAATTTGAAGATGGAAATGACATCAACTTCTTCTTTACAGAAAACTTTCAGGGTGAAGAAGGTGGATTTATCCAAGAAGTAGTAACGGGTATCGACAGAAGAAACTACGGTATGGAACTAGGTATTGAGTATCAAATAACACCTACCATTAATTTGAAGGCTGCGGTGGCAGCGGGACAAAATGTGTACTCTGATAATGCAGAAGTGTATTATACCAGCGATGACTTTGATGGAGAGATTAGATTTGGTGACGGTTCTGTAAACATCAAGGACTACCATGTCGCAGGTGGACCAGAAACAGCTGCACAAATAGGTTTTGAATATCGTGATCCAGAATACTGGAACATAGGAGTTACTGCCAACTATTTTGCCAATGGTTATATTGATCCTAGTATCATAAGAAGATCTGACCGATTTAGATTAGATGTTGACGGTCAGGAATTCAATGATTTTGATCCAGTACTTGCCAAAGAACTTTTAAAGCAAGAACAATTTGACGATTATGTACTTGTGAATGTCATAGGCGGTAAATCGTGGAGAATTGACGATAAGTATGTTGGTTTCTTTGCTACCATAAACAACGTATTTAATATTGAATACAAAACAGGAGGTTTTGAGCAGTCGCGTACTGCTACTTTCCAGTCCTTAAATGATGACGTGAACAACCCAACTCAGGTTTTTGCACCTCGATACTTTTTTGGTAATGGGGCTACCTACTACCTAAATGTTTACCTAAGATTCTAA
- a CDS encoding endonuclease, with protein sequence MSVLSYFAFAKAATAQTPEAKQYKVQTIAFYNLENLFDTEDDTTIFDEASPIMEMDAGIREEVYQKKLSNMARVIRKIGAEKSQSAPTILGVCEVENRKVLEDLVNHPLLREFDYGIEHFNSPDRRGIDTGFLYKKREFKVLNSTHKELLIYDAVDGDRIYTRDPIIVTGELNGDKMTFIVNHWPSRSGGEQKSRSKRNAAAELNKSIIDSLHSIDSMSKIFVMGDLNDDPTNESVKDILNAQENREEVKPQMIYNPYLQMHRDGYSTLFYRDAGNLFDQIMFTYPMLMEANQSGYQYWQSHIYNPSFMSNKTGQYKGYPYRSFLGSTFTGGFSDHFPVYVYVVKEITNDDQTNVDRD encoded by the coding sequence ATGAGTGTTTTGTCTTATTTCGCTTTCGCGAAAGCGGCAACAGCACAAACCCCTGAAGCCAAGCAGTATAAGGTTCAAACCATCGCCTTCTACAATCTGGAAAACCTTTTTGACACTGAAGATGATACCACCATCTTTGATGAGGCTAGCCCTATTATGGAGATGGACGCAGGTATACGTGAAGAAGTGTATCAAAAGAAGCTGTCTAACATGGCCAGAGTCATCCGTAAAATTGGAGCAGAAAAATCTCAATCTGCACCTACCATTCTAGGCGTTTGTGAGGTGGAAAACCGTAAGGTTCTTGAAGACCTGGTGAATCATCCACTGCTGCGAGAGTTTGATTATGGTATCGAACATTTCAATTCTCCAGACCGTCGCGGTATTGATACGGGCTTTTTATACAAAAAGCGCGAATTCAAGGTATTGAACAGTACCCATAAAGAACTGTTGATTTACGATGCTGTAGATGGAGATCGTATTTATACCAGAGACCCGATTATCGTTACAGGTGAGCTGAATGGTGACAAGATGACCTTTATCGTTAATCACTGGCCATCACGTAGTGGTGGAGAACAAAAAAGCCGTAGTAAAAGAAATGCTGCTGCTGAACTCAATAAATCTATTATTGACAGTCTTCACAGTATAGATTCCATGTCTAAAATATTTGTGATGGGTGACCTTAATGACGACCCAACAAATGAAAGCGTCAAGGATATCCTCAACGCTCAAGAAAATAGAGAAGAGGTAAAGCCACAAATGATCTATAATCCCTATCTACAAATGCATAGAGATGGTTACAGTACGCTATTCTATAGAGATGCGGGAAACCTATTTGATCAGATCATGTTTACCTATCCTATGCTAATGGAGGCGAACCAGTCCGGTTATCAATACTGGCAATCCCATATTTATAACCCTAGTTTTATGAGCAATAAAACGGGACAGTATAAAGGTTATCCTTACCGAAGCTTTTTAGGGAGCACCTTTACAGGTGGTTTTAGTGATCACTTTCCTGTATATGTTTATGTCGTCAAGGAAATAACTAATGATGATCAGACCAATGTAGATCGTGACTAG
- a CDS encoding YraN family protein yields the protein MAQHNELGSVGEDLAAAHLLKKGYQILTRNYTYQKGEIDIIARMDDLIVIVEVKTRSTPDFGDPQDFLKPLQIKRLVETTHHFVEELDEPDVEVRFDIVAIIKNKAGTRIEHLEDAFYHF from the coding sequence ATGGCGCAGCACAATGAATTAGGTTCAGTAGGTGAAGATCTTGCGGCTGCACATCTTCTTAAAAAAGGGTATCAAATATTGACACGTAATTACACCTATCAAAAAGGCGAGATCGATATTATCGCGCGCATGGATGATCTTATCGTGATTGTCGAGGTGAAAACAAGGTCCACACCAGATTTTGGTGATCCACAAGATTTCCTGAAACCACTACAAATCAAAAGGCTGGTAGAGACTACCCATCATTTTGTAGAAGAATTGGACGAGCCCGATGTTGAGGTACGCTTTGATATCGTTGCCATCATAAAAAACAAGGCAGGAACGAGAATAGAACATCTAGAAGATGCCTTTTACCATTTCTAA